In one window of Canis lupus baileyi chromosome 10, mCanLup2.hap1, whole genome shotgun sequence DNA:
- the BRD8 gene encoding bromodomain-containing protein 8 isoform X3, protein MRSGDQNWVSVSRAIKPFAEPGRPPDWFSQKHCASQYSELLETTETPKRKRGEKGEVVETVEDVIVRKLTAERVEELRKVIKETQEKYRRLKRDAELIQAGHMDSRLDELCNDIVMKKKLEEEEAEVKRKATDAAYQARQAVKTPPRRLPTVMVRSPIDSASPGGDYPLGDLTATTMEEATSGVTPGTLPSTPVTSFPGIPDTLPPGSAPLEAPMTPVTDDSPQKKMLGQKATPPPSPLLSELLKKGSLLPTSPRLVNESEMAVASGHLNSTGVLLEVGGVLPMIHGGEMQQTPNTVAASPAASGAPTLSRLLEAGPTQFTTPLASFTTVASEPPVKLVPPPVESVSQATIVMMPALPTPSSAPAVSTPESVAPVSQPDTCVPMEAVGDPHTVTVSMDSSEISMIINSIKEECFRSGVAEAPGGSKAPSIDGKEDLDLAEKMDIAVSYTGEELDFETVGDIIAIIEDKVDDHPEVLDVAAVEAALSFCEENDDPQSLPGPWEHPIQQERDKPVSLPAPEMTVKQERLDFEETENKGIHELVDIREPSVEIKMEPAEPEQGISGPEIVAGVVPAPSMEPPELRSQELDEEPRSIATGEIAEADVSSGKGDETPLTTVKTEASPESMLSPSHGSNPIEDPLEAETQHKFEMSDSLKEESGTIFGSQIKDAPGEDEEEDGVSEAASLEEAKEEDQGEGYLSEMDNEPPVSESDDGFSIHNATLQSHTLADSIPSSPASSQFSVCSEDQEAIQAQKIWKKAIMLVWRAAANHRYANVFLQPVTDDIAPGYHSIVQRPMDLSTIKKNIENGLIRSTAEFQRDIMLMFQNAVMYNSSDHDVYHMAVEMQRDVLEQIQQFLATQLIMQTSESGISAKSLRGRDSTRKQDSSEKDSVPMGSPAFLLSLFMGHEWVWFDSEPDYYPNDSELSNDCRSLFSSWDSSLDLDVGSWRETEEPGAEELEESSPGREPSELLVGDGGSEESQEEAEQVSRQNLLHFLSEVAYLMEPLCISSKESNEGHCLSSGTRQQEEREMEATEGEEPCREPEQLSARLDPMVAEKPLGKNGRPEVAPAPSDVCVIQRLSTESEEGEVQQESKEEDQGEGYVSEMEDQPSSTECDDGFSIQETPLVDILFSRATSSTLSDLGQNDPVQDHLLFKKTLLPVWKMIASHRFSSPFLKPVSERQAPGYKDVVKRPMDLTSLKRNLSKGRIRTMAQFQRDLMLMFQNAVMYNDSDHHVYHMAVEMQREVLEQIQVLSIWLDKRRDLNSLE, encoded by the exons ATGAGGAGTGGAGATCAAAATTG GGTATCAGTTAGCAGAGCAATCAAGCCCTTTGCAGAACCTGGCCGCCCTCCAGACTGGTTCTCTCAAAAA CATTGTGCTTCCCAGTACTCAGAGCTTCTAGAGACCACTGAGACCCCAAA aAGGAAACGGGGTGAAAAGGGAGAAGTGGTCGAAACTGTTGAAGATGTCATTGTTCGGAAATTGACTGCTGAACGAGTTGAGGAACTAAGGAAAGTGATAAAGGAAACCCAAGAAAAATATAG acGGCTGAAAAGAGATGCAGAACTAATTCAAGCTGGGCACATGGACAGCAGACTGGATGAACTTTGCAATGACATTGTGAT GAAAAAGAagttggaggaagaggaggctgaaGTAAAGAGGAAGGCTACGGATGCTGCATATCAGG CTCGTCAAGCAGTAAAAACACCCCCTCGGAGATTACCCACTGTGATGGTCCGCTCTCCTATAGATTCTGCCTCCCCAGGAGGTGATTATCCACTCGGAGACTTGACTGCAACCACTATGGAAGAGGCCACCTCTGGA GTAACCCCTGGGACTTTGCCGAGTACCCCAGTCACCTCGTTTCCTGGGATTCCTGACACCCTTCCTCCAGGCTCTGCACCCTTAGAAGCCCCCATGACCCCAGTAACAGATGATTCACCCCAGAAAAAGATGCTTGGACAGAAAGCaactccacccccctcccctctgctgtcAGAGCTCTTGAAGAAGGGCAGCCTCCTGCCTACTAGCCCCAGACTG GTCAATGAGAGTGAAATGGCTGTGGCTTCTGGCCACTTGAACAGTACAGGTGTCCTCCTGGAGGTAGGCGGGGTTCTTCCCATGATACATGGTGGGGAAATGCAGCAGACACCCAACACTGTTGCGGCCTCCCCTGCTGCCTCAG GTGCTCCCACTCTTTCCCGGCTTTTAGAAGCTGGTCCTACACAGTTCACCACTCCTCTTGCTTCCTTCACTACTGTTGCCAGTGAACCTCCAGTTAAACTTGTGCCACCCCCTGTAGAGTCTGTGTCCCAGGCTACCATTGTCATGATGCCTGCGCTGCCAACACCATCCTCTGCTCCGGCTGTCTCCACTCCTGAGAGTGTAGCTCCAG TGAGTCAGCCTGACACTTGTGTCCCCATGGAGGCTGTGGGGGATCCACATACTGTGACTGTTTCCATGGATAGCAGCGAAATCTCCATGATCATCAATTCTATCAAAGAAGAGTGTTTCCGATCAGGGGTAGCAGAGGCCCCTGGGGGGTCAAAGGCTCCCAGCATAGATGGGAAGGAAGATTTAGATCTGGCTGAGAAGATGGATATTGCTGTGTCTTACACAGGTGAAGAGCTTGACTTTGAGACTGTTGGCGACATCATTGCCATTATTGAGGACAAG GTAGATGATCATCCTGAAGTGCTGGATGTGGCAGCAGTAGAAGCGGCACTGTCATTCTGTGAAGAGAATGATGATCCCCAGTCCCTGCCTGGCCCCTGGGAGCACCCGATCCAGCAGGAGCGGGATAAGCCAGTATCTCTTCCTGCACCAGAGATGACAGTCAAGCAAGAAAGGCTGGACtttgaggaaacagaaaacaaaggaatCCATGAACTGGTAGACATCAGAGAGCCTAGTGTTGAGATTAAAATGGAACCTGCGGAACCAGAACAAGGCATCTCAGGTCCTGAAATAGTAGCTGGAGTTGTTCCAGCCCCAAGTATGGAGCCACCAGAACTCAGGAGTCAAGAGTTAGATGAGGAACCCAGAAGTATTGCCACTGGAGAGATTGCTGAAGCAGATGTTTCCAGTGGGAAAGGCGATGAGACTCCACTTACAACTGTGAAGACAGAG GCATCCCCTGAAAGCATGTTGTCTCCATCACATGGCTCCAATCCCATCGAAGATCCTTTAGAGGCAGAGACTCAGCACAAGTTTGAAATGTCAG ACTCATTGAAAGAAGAATCAGGGACTATTTTTGGAAGCCAGATAAAG GATGCCCCaggtgaggatgaggaggaagatgGAGTCAGCGAAGCTGCCAGCCTAGAGGAGGCTAAGGAAGAAGATCAAGGAGAAGGCTATTTGTCAGAAATGGATAATGAGCCACCTGTGAGCGAGAGCGATGATGGCTTTAGCATTCACAATGCTACACTGCAGTCCCATACACTGGCAGACTCCATCCCCAGCAGCCCTGCTTCTTCACAGTT CTCTGTCTGTAGTGAAGATCAGGAAGCCATTCAGGCACAGAAAATCTGGAAGAAAGCTATCATGCTTGTATGGAGAGCTGCAGCTAATCATAG ATATGCCAATGTCTTCCTGCAGCCTGTTACAGATGATATAGCACCTGGCTACCATAGCATTGTACAGAG gccTATGGATTTGTCAACTATtaagaaaaacattgaaaatgGACTGATCCGCAGCACAGCTGAATTTCAGCGGGATATTATGCTGATGTTCCAGAATGCTGTAATGTATAATAGCTCGGACCATGATGTCTATCATATGGCAGTAGAAATGCAGCGAGATGTCTTAGAGCAAATCCAG CAATTCCTTGCCACACAGTTGATTATGCAGACATCTGAATCTGGGATCAGTGCTAAAAGTCTTCGTGGGAGAGATTCTACCCGCAAACAGGATTCTTCAGAGAAG GACAGTGTCCCCATGGgctctcctgccttccttctctctctcttt ATGGGGCATGAGTGGGTTTGGTTCGATTCGGAGCCAGATTATTATCCCAATGACTCTGAGCTGAGCAACGACTGCAGGTCCCTCTTCAGTTCATGGGATTCCAGTCTGGATCTTGATGTGGGCAGCTGGAGAGAAACTGAGGAGCCAGGGGCTGAGGAACTAGAGGAAAGCAGCCCAGGGAGAGAACCTAGTGAGCTGCTTGTGGGGGACGGAGGCAGTGAGGAATCTCAGGAAGAGGCAGAGCAAGTCAGCCGCCAGAATCTCCTCCATTTTCTCTCTGAG GTAGCTTATTTAATGGAGCCATTGTGCATTAGCAGCAAAGAATCAAATGAAGGTCACTGCCTTTCATCTGGTACCAGACaacaagaggaaagagaaatggaagctaCTGAAGGAGAAGagccatgcagagagcctgaacAGCTTTCAGCTAGGCTAGACCCCATGGTAGCTGAGAAGCCATTGGGAAAAAATGGAAGGCCAGAGGTGGCTCCAGCTCCCTCAGATGTTTGTGTAATTCAGCGACTATCCACAGAGAGTGAAGAG GGGGAGGTTCAGCAAGAATCCAAAGAGGAAGACCAGGGTGAAGGATATGTGTCAGAAATGGAAGACCAGCCCTCTTCAACAGAGTGTGATGATGGGTTCAGCATTCAGGAGACTCCTCTGGTGGATATCCTTTTCAGCCGTGCTACCTCTTCAACATT GTCTGATCTAGGCCAGAATGACCCTGTTCAGGATCACTTGCTATTTAAGAAGACTCTCCTGCCAGTCTGGAAGATGATTGCCAGTCACAG GTTCAGCAGTCCTTTTCTGAAGCCTGTGTCAGAAAGGCAGGCCCCAGGATACAAGGATGTGGTGAAAAG aCCTATGGACTTAACTAGCCTGAAAAGGAATCTGTCTAAGGGACGGATTCGTACCATGGCTCAGTTCCAGCGAGACCTGATGCTGATGTTCCAAAATGCTGTGATGTACAATGACTCTGATCACCATGTGTACCATATGGCTGTGGAGATGCAGCGAGAAGTCTTGGAGCAGATTCAG GTGCTGAGTATTTGGTTAGACAAAAGAAGAGACTTAAATAGCTTGGAATGA
- the BRD8 gene encoding bromodomain-containing protein 8 isoform X9: MATGTGKHKLLSTGPTEPWSIREKLCLASSVMRSGDQNWVSVSRAIKPFAEPGRPPDWFSQKHCASQYSELLETTETPKRKRGEKGEVVETVEDVIVRKLTAERVEELRKVIKETQEKYRRLKRDAELIQAGHMDSRLDELCNDIVMKKKLEEEEAEVKRKATDAAYQARQAVKTPPRRLPTVMVRSPIDSASPGGDYPLGDLTATTMEEATSGVNESEMAVASGHLNSTGVLLEVGGVLPMIHGGEMQQTPNTVAASPAASGAPTLSRLLEAGPTQFTTPLASFTTVASEPPVKLVPPPVESVSQATIVMMPALPTPSSAPAVSTPESVAPVSQPDTCVPMEAVGDPHTVTVSMDSSEISMIINSIKEECFRSGVAEAPGGSKAPSIDGKEDLDLAEKMDIAVSYTGEELDFETVGDIIAIIEDKVDDHPEVLDVAAVEAALSFCEENDDPQSLPGPWEHPIQQERDKPVSLPAPEMTVKQERLDFEETENKGIHELVDIREPSVEIKMEPAEPEQGISGPEIVAGVVPAPSMEPPELRSQELDEEPRSIATGEIAEADVSSGKGDETPLTTVKTEASPESMLSPSHGSNPIEDPLEAETQHKFEMSDSLKEESGTIFGSQIKDAPGEDEEEDGVSEAASLEEAKEEDQGEGYLSEMDNEPPVSESDDGFSIHNATLQSHTLADSIPSSPASSQFSVCSEDQEAIQAQKIWKKAIMLVWRAAANHRYANVFLQPVTDDIAPGYHSIVQRPMDLSTIKKNIENGLIRSTAEFQRDIMLMFQNAVMYNSSDHDVYHMAVEMQRDVLEQIQQFLATQLIMQTSESGISAKSLRGRDSTRKQDSSEKDSVPMGSPAFLLSLFDGGTRGRRCAIEADMKMKK; the protein is encoded by the exons ATGGCGACAGGAACGGGTA aaCACAAGCTGTTGAGTACTGGCCCTACAGAGCCATGGTCCATCCGAGAGAAGCTCTGCTTAGCCTCTTCGGTCATGAGGAGTGGAGATCAAAATTG GGTATCAGTTAGCAGAGCAATCAAGCCCTTTGCAGAACCTGGCCGCCCTCCAGACTGGTTCTCTCAAAAA CATTGTGCTTCCCAGTACTCAGAGCTTCTAGAGACCACTGAGACCCCAAA aAGGAAACGGGGTGAAAAGGGAGAAGTGGTCGAAACTGTTGAAGATGTCATTGTTCGGAAATTGACTGCTGAACGAGTTGAGGAACTAAGGAAAGTGATAAAGGAAACCCAAGAAAAATATAG acGGCTGAAAAGAGATGCAGAACTAATTCAAGCTGGGCACATGGACAGCAGACTGGATGAACTTTGCAATGACATTGTGAT GAAAAAGAagttggaggaagaggaggctgaaGTAAAGAGGAAGGCTACGGATGCTGCATATCAGG CTCGTCAAGCAGTAAAAACACCCCCTCGGAGATTACCCACTGTGATGGTCCGCTCTCCTATAGATTCTGCCTCCCCAGGAGGTGATTATCCACTCGGAGACTTGACTGCAACCACTATGGAAGAGGCCACCTCTGGA GTCAATGAGAGTGAAATGGCTGTGGCTTCTGGCCACTTGAACAGTACAGGTGTCCTCCTGGAGGTAGGCGGGGTTCTTCCCATGATACATGGTGGGGAAATGCAGCAGACACCCAACACTGTTGCGGCCTCCCCTGCTGCCTCAG GTGCTCCCACTCTTTCCCGGCTTTTAGAAGCTGGTCCTACACAGTTCACCACTCCTCTTGCTTCCTTCACTACTGTTGCCAGTGAACCTCCAGTTAAACTTGTGCCACCCCCTGTAGAGTCTGTGTCCCAGGCTACCATTGTCATGATGCCTGCGCTGCCAACACCATCCTCTGCTCCGGCTGTCTCCACTCCTGAGAGTGTAGCTCCAG TGAGTCAGCCTGACACTTGTGTCCCCATGGAGGCTGTGGGGGATCCACATACTGTGACTGTTTCCATGGATAGCAGCGAAATCTCCATGATCATCAATTCTATCAAAGAAGAGTGTTTCCGATCAGGGGTAGCAGAGGCCCCTGGGGGGTCAAAGGCTCCCAGCATAGATGGGAAGGAAGATTTAGATCTGGCTGAGAAGATGGATATTGCTGTGTCTTACACAGGTGAAGAGCTTGACTTTGAGACTGTTGGCGACATCATTGCCATTATTGAGGACAAG GTAGATGATCATCCTGAAGTGCTGGATGTGGCAGCAGTAGAAGCGGCACTGTCATTCTGTGAAGAGAATGATGATCCCCAGTCCCTGCCTGGCCCCTGGGAGCACCCGATCCAGCAGGAGCGGGATAAGCCAGTATCTCTTCCTGCACCAGAGATGACAGTCAAGCAAGAAAGGCTGGACtttgaggaaacagaaaacaaaggaatCCATGAACTGGTAGACATCAGAGAGCCTAGTGTTGAGATTAAAATGGAACCTGCGGAACCAGAACAAGGCATCTCAGGTCCTGAAATAGTAGCTGGAGTTGTTCCAGCCCCAAGTATGGAGCCACCAGAACTCAGGAGTCAAGAGTTAGATGAGGAACCCAGAAGTATTGCCACTGGAGAGATTGCTGAAGCAGATGTTTCCAGTGGGAAAGGCGATGAGACTCCACTTACAACTGTGAAGACAGAG GCATCCCCTGAAAGCATGTTGTCTCCATCACATGGCTCCAATCCCATCGAAGATCCTTTAGAGGCAGAGACTCAGCACAAGTTTGAAATGTCAG ACTCATTGAAAGAAGAATCAGGGACTATTTTTGGAAGCCAGATAAAG GATGCCCCaggtgaggatgaggaggaagatgGAGTCAGCGAAGCTGCCAGCCTAGAGGAGGCTAAGGAAGAAGATCAAGGAGAAGGCTATTTGTCAGAAATGGATAATGAGCCACCTGTGAGCGAGAGCGATGATGGCTTTAGCATTCACAATGCTACACTGCAGTCCCATACACTGGCAGACTCCATCCCCAGCAGCCCTGCTTCTTCACAGTT CTCTGTCTGTAGTGAAGATCAGGAAGCCATTCAGGCACAGAAAATCTGGAAGAAAGCTATCATGCTTGTATGGAGAGCTGCAGCTAATCATAG ATATGCCAATGTCTTCCTGCAGCCTGTTACAGATGATATAGCACCTGGCTACCATAGCATTGTACAGAG gccTATGGATTTGTCAACTATtaagaaaaacattgaaaatgGACTGATCCGCAGCACAGCTGAATTTCAGCGGGATATTATGCTGATGTTCCAGAATGCTGTAATGTATAATAGCTCGGACCATGATGTCTATCATATGGCAGTAGAAATGCAGCGAGATGTCTTAGAGCAAATCCAG CAATTCCTTGCCACACAGTTGATTATGCAGACATCTGAATCTGGGATCAGTGCTAAAAGTCTTCGTGGGAGAGATTCTACCCGCAAACAGGATTCTTCAGAGAAG GACAGTGTCCCCATGGgctctcctgccttccttctctctctcttt GATGGGGGCACCAGGGGGCGCCGCTGTGCCATTGAAGCAGATATGAAGATGAAAAAGTGA
- the BRD8 gene encoding bromodomain-containing protein 8 isoform X10 yields MATGTGKHKLLSTGPTEPWSIREKLCLASSVMRSGDQNWVSVSRAIKPFAEPGRPPDWFSQKHCASQYSELLETTETPKRKRGEKGEVVETVEDVIVRKLTAERVEELRKVIKETQEKYRRLKRDAELIQAGHMDSRLDELCNDIVMKKKLEEEEAEVKRKATDAAYQARQAVKTPPRRLPTVMVRSPIDSASPGGDYPLGDLTATTMEEATSGVTPGTLPSTPVTSFPGIPDTLPPGSAPLEAPMTPVTDDSPQKKMLGQKATPPPSPLLSELLKKGSLLPTSPRLVNESEMAVASGHLNSTGVLLEVGGVLPMIHGGEMQQTPNTVAASPAASVSQPDTCVPMEAVGDPHTVTVSMDSSEISMIINSIKEECFRSGVAEAPGGSKAPSIDGKEDLDLAEKMDIAVSYTGEELDFETVGDIIAIIEDKVDDHPEVLDVAAVEAALSFCEENDDPQSLPGPWEHPIQQERDKPVSLPAPEMTVKQERLDFEETENKGIHELVDIREPSVEIKMEPAEPEQGISGPEIVAGVVPAPSMEPPELRSQELDEEPRSIATGEIAEADVSSGKGDETPLTTVKTEASPESMLSPSHGSNPIEDPLEAETQHKFEMSDSLKEESGTIFGSQIKDAPGEDEEEDGVSEAASLEEAKEEDQGEGYLSEMDNEPPVSESDDGFSIHNATLQSHTLADSIPSSPASSQFSVCSEDQEAIQAQKIWKKAIMLVWRAAANHRYANVFLQPVTDDIAPGYHSIVQRPMDLSTIKKNIENGLIRSTAEFQRDIMLMFQNAVMYNSSDHDVYHMAVEMQRDVLEQIQQFLATQLIMQTSESGISAKSLRGRDSTRKQDSSEKDGGTRGRRCAIEADMKMKK; encoded by the exons ATGGCGACAGGAACGGGTA aaCACAAGCTGTTGAGTACTGGCCCTACAGAGCCATGGTCCATCCGAGAGAAGCTCTGCTTAGCCTCTTCGGTCATGAGGAGTGGAGATCAAAATTG GGTATCAGTTAGCAGAGCAATCAAGCCCTTTGCAGAACCTGGCCGCCCTCCAGACTGGTTCTCTCAAAAA CATTGTGCTTCCCAGTACTCAGAGCTTCTAGAGACCACTGAGACCCCAAA aAGGAAACGGGGTGAAAAGGGAGAAGTGGTCGAAACTGTTGAAGATGTCATTGTTCGGAAATTGACTGCTGAACGAGTTGAGGAACTAAGGAAAGTGATAAAGGAAACCCAAGAAAAATATAG acGGCTGAAAAGAGATGCAGAACTAATTCAAGCTGGGCACATGGACAGCAGACTGGATGAACTTTGCAATGACATTGTGAT GAAAAAGAagttggaggaagaggaggctgaaGTAAAGAGGAAGGCTACGGATGCTGCATATCAGG CTCGTCAAGCAGTAAAAACACCCCCTCGGAGATTACCCACTGTGATGGTCCGCTCTCCTATAGATTCTGCCTCCCCAGGAGGTGATTATCCACTCGGAGACTTGACTGCAACCACTATGGAAGAGGCCACCTCTGGA GTAACCCCTGGGACTTTGCCGAGTACCCCAGTCACCTCGTTTCCTGGGATTCCTGACACCCTTCCTCCAGGCTCTGCACCCTTAGAAGCCCCCATGACCCCAGTAACAGATGATTCACCCCAGAAAAAGATGCTTGGACAGAAAGCaactccacccccctcccctctgctgtcAGAGCTCTTGAAGAAGGGCAGCCTCCTGCCTACTAGCCCCAGACTG GTCAATGAGAGTGAAATGGCTGTGGCTTCTGGCCACTTGAACAGTACAGGTGTCCTCCTGGAGGTAGGCGGGGTTCTTCCCATGATACATGGTGGGGAAATGCAGCAGACACCCAACACTGTTGCGGCCTCCCCTGCTGCCTCAG TGAGTCAGCCTGACACTTGTGTCCCCATGGAGGCTGTGGGGGATCCACATACTGTGACTGTTTCCATGGATAGCAGCGAAATCTCCATGATCATCAATTCTATCAAAGAAGAGTGTTTCCGATCAGGGGTAGCAGAGGCCCCTGGGGGGTCAAAGGCTCCCAGCATAGATGGGAAGGAAGATTTAGATCTGGCTGAGAAGATGGATATTGCTGTGTCTTACACAGGTGAAGAGCTTGACTTTGAGACTGTTGGCGACATCATTGCCATTATTGAGGACAAG GTAGATGATCATCCTGAAGTGCTGGATGTGGCAGCAGTAGAAGCGGCACTGTCATTCTGTGAAGAGAATGATGATCCCCAGTCCCTGCCTGGCCCCTGGGAGCACCCGATCCAGCAGGAGCGGGATAAGCCAGTATCTCTTCCTGCACCAGAGATGACAGTCAAGCAAGAAAGGCTGGACtttgaggaaacagaaaacaaaggaatCCATGAACTGGTAGACATCAGAGAGCCTAGTGTTGAGATTAAAATGGAACCTGCGGAACCAGAACAAGGCATCTCAGGTCCTGAAATAGTAGCTGGAGTTGTTCCAGCCCCAAGTATGGAGCCACCAGAACTCAGGAGTCAAGAGTTAGATGAGGAACCCAGAAGTATTGCCACTGGAGAGATTGCTGAAGCAGATGTTTCCAGTGGGAAAGGCGATGAGACTCCACTTACAACTGTGAAGACAGAG GCATCCCCTGAAAGCATGTTGTCTCCATCACATGGCTCCAATCCCATCGAAGATCCTTTAGAGGCAGAGACTCAGCACAAGTTTGAAATGTCAG ACTCATTGAAAGAAGAATCAGGGACTATTTTTGGAAGCCAGATAAAG GATGCCCCaggtgaggatgaggaggaagatgGAGTCAGCGAAGCTGCCAGCCTAGAGGAGGCTAAGGAAGAAGATCAAGGAGAAGGCTATTTGTCAGAAATGGATAATGAGCCACCTGTGAGCGAGAGCGATGATGGCTTTAGCATTCACAATGCTACACTGCAGTCCCATACACTGGCAGACTCCATCCCCAGCAGCCCTGCTTCTTCACAGTT CTCTGTCTGTAGTGAAGATCAGGAAGCCATTCAGGCACAGAAAATCTGGAAGAAAGCTATCATGCTTGTATGGAGAGCTGCAGCTAATCATAG ATATGCCAATGTCTTCCTGCAGCCTGTTACAGATGATATAGCACCTGGCTACCATAGCATTGTACAGAG gccTATGGATTTGTCAACTATtaagaaaaacattgaaaatgGACTGATCCGCAGCACAGCTGAATTTCAGCGGGATATTATGCTGATGTTCCAGAATGCTGTAATGTATAATAGCTCGGACCATGATGTCTATCATATGGCAGTAGAAATGCAGCGAGATGTCTTAGAGCAAATCCAG CAATTCCTTGCCACACAGTTGATTATGCAGACATCTGAATCTGGGATCAGTGCTAAAAGTCTTCGTGGGAGAGATTCTACCCGCAAACAGGATTCTTCAGAGAAG GATGGGGGCACCAGGGGGCGCCGCTGTGCCATTGAAGCAGATATGAAGATGAAAAAGTGA